The nucleotide sequence TGTTTGAGAAAACACGAGTGAAGTTGCTTAGAACAGTTGATGTTAAACTTCTGACACATGTTCTAACACATTTCGTCTTCTTTTGTCATAACTACCAAACGGAAATTATATCAATTCTATCGTGAGCAGTACATAGAAACAATATGTTACACATGTGGCTTACATGTTGACGGTACTAAAACTCTCAGCACCACATATAGTATAGATTAGCGTTATGTTTTCAGTTTCGCGGTTAGCTCCATTTCAAAAGCAGCCTttctccccaccctccctccctccccacctcgAAAAAACAGGTTTGGGATCCGCAGAGTTATGAGCCAACCAAAGACGGTAATTTTCTGCATCCGCTGCTACCGTGATTACTAAATTAGTGTTGGCCAAAATAATTAaagaatatttaatttaaattactttatttcacatttaaCATAGTGAAATTAGTTTTAACAAGATCACGTGATCTTCTGACAATTGTGCCTTAACCTtaacaacctttttttttttttttttggcaatttcaGCATTTCAACACCCTGTCGTCTATCAGCCGTAAGTTAATACCATTATAACATTGTAGTATATTTTGCTCACATAACATGAAAGAAACGACCTGAAGCTACATTTAGCCGTTAGTAGTACCCAGTCTTGTATCTAAGCATTTCGTTCGTTGAAGAAATAAAACTTTAAGTTCGGACATCGGGTTATAAAGTCATGTATACAGTCATGATATATAATGGAAGGTGAATGATATTGTCCTGTACGATATGATTACAAATGTCTTGAACATAAATAAAGCCATACCAATACATGGTAATTTATTTACTCTTTccaaatattcatgaatataatGTATTTAATCGTCAGCCGAAACACATCAATAATACTAAATGACTTTTTAACGATATCCTGCTAAATTCCAATACAAGggcatatttttatattttgtttatattttataattgtCATCCTTTTAATGAGGATATCCCTGCTCGGTGCAGAAACACTGCTTTtcatttagtatatatatatatatatatatatatatatatatatatatatatatatatatatatatatatatatatatatatatatatatatatatatatatatatatatatggtaactTATCACACTAGCTTGAATTTCTAACAGAAACATACCAATACTTGATGATACACGGTCGCAGGTTTTTATGCAACGGAATTCGACTTCGCGCGTAagtgtattatatataataccatGTCGaatgtattatttttatatctcATGTTATGGATTCCTACTCATGATGTCTCACAATTCTACGAGGATGAATGATATTAGATAATTAGCAAAGCAAGATACATAATTTCTTAATGCAACTGTAAATAACGTAAGTGACATCGATGCAGATGAAAGGTTTGATTTAATAACAAATTGTTGCCAATTGATGATAAGAGAAAAGTCACTcgaatttgttttgttttttactggAGAAAAATATCCATTTCCtgatcaaataaaatatttaatataagaTTTTACTATAGAATGCTAATTATGTGCCAACCAGATTTACCCTCGGGAGTCTGTACTCGTACTTACAATGTAACATATAGACTTATACTAGTACTCGAATTGGTGGGTTTGTACACGTAATTGTATGTCGTAATCTATAACAGTTTATTATAGTGGAAGAATAGATACTCGTACTAACCCTTACAGCCGTGTACTCTTAGTATAACtgttgttgtactcataccGAATAGGATTCCATGTCTACTTGTGTTGCTGATACTGTACTCGTACATCAAGTATGGGACCTACATATTGCGTTATTATAATGTGAAAGCGTATTACTAGTGTTATCAAGCGAAAGTATGGTCTGTGGGCAAGGATTGTCCGAAGGCAGACAATGTGTTATACGTAATGTGAAGAAAATATTCCATAGTTTAAGAAACTAGGTCCACTCTCAGTATCGCTAGAAATGCTTAATTTTAGTCAGAAATACTCTTCGTTACTCGAGGTGATAGTATGTTATGTTATCATTCCCTATGTCCTTCTAATAGTATAAACTTATCGAATCATATTTGATGAAAGTATTTATCAATGTTTAATAATAAAGGAGTGTATTTTACCTCTTTTTTGTATCGTTATTCAAAGATCAGTGAGAACATTTAATAGAAAATCTGAATCATACGCAATCAATACGGATCATAATGAAATTTTGTACTTTATACATTACTAGACATCTTCATCATCTGGCGCAAGCTATGGCACTTATGGTCCGAAGTATGCGTCACAGAGGTCCCCAAGGGTAATGATGTAATGTAAATgaagtatataagtatatatatatatatatatatatatatatatatatatatatatatatatatatatatatatatatatatacatatatatatatatatatatatatatatacatatatatatatatatatatatatatatatatatatatatatatatatatatatatatatatatatatatagcttttctttctgtgtatatttatatttgatgaaCACAAACTAAGTAaactatgtaaattaaatgtaaatgaagtatatatatatatatatatatatatatatatatatatatatatatatatatatatatatatacacaagaaTTGAATAAGAATTTATACGCCTTAACACACCAGTaaaatcactgtggtcgagtggtacgggcttaggttcgtgacacgaagatccggggttcgattcctaccttcgcctgatgagtcccaaaaggacgaagaAACCGGTCGTgtagtggaatttttctggtgtgttctGGTGTGGTTTTTGGTATGACTATTTCATTCGAGTTAATAGCGGTCGCTATATTTCTAATTTGACAAAATTATAGAAACATAGGCTGATTAGAATCAGTGTATCCTTTGTTGTAAAACTAAACACTAAGTTTCGTGGAACTAGTTCTCCCTATGTAGTTCATCTGGTTGAATTCACAGTTGTATGCACGAGTTAATTGTTTGACTTTTAATGCACAGTCTTCGTGGCAACGATAATTCTATAATTTCTGTAGTTTACTAAAAGTGAACGCGTATTACTAAATTTATCAAGTAATAGTATTGTCTCTGGACCAGGTTTGCACTGAATGCAGACATTGTGGATTACTTTAGGTGAAAAAATACATTCCTTAGTAAAAGTCACTTGTTCCAATCACAGTGTCGCTTGAAATGCTTAATTTTAGCCAGAAAAACTCTTCGTTACTCGAGGTGATGGTATGTAATGTTACCTTTGCCTATATTCTTCTAATAGTTTAAACTTATCGAATCATATTTGATAAAAGTATTTATCAATGTGTAATAATTAAGAGTTTATTTTACCcctattttgtattgttatgcAACGATCAGTGAGAACATTTGCAAGAAAATCTGAATTATACGCAATCatggaaaataataataatatattgtacTTTATATATTACTAGACATCTTCATCGTCGGCATCAAGCTATGGTACTTATGGTCCGACGTATGTGTCACAGAGGTCACCAAGGgtaataatgtaatgtaaatgtagtataaaagtatatatatatatatatatatatatatatatatatatatatatatatatatatatatatatatatatatatatatatatatatattatatatatatatatatatatatatatgagtaccACTTACATCCACTGCGGTAGTGAGAGCGTTGGAAAAGTACATACATTGCAAAGGGTTAGAGAATCAGGTTGATTATGCTTTTTCTTAGTTCTCAGCGTTGGTTGTAGTCAGTTCTTTCTTGCCTATTTCTTCAAAAATCCAAATAATAAGTGCAGCCCCTTCGTCCAAGATAATATGTGGTATTTGGTATGGCGATTTCATTCGGGTAAATAGCGGTCGCTAAATCTGTAATTTGgcaaaattattgaaacataggCTGATTAGAATCAGTGTGTCCTTTGCTGTAAAACTAAACACTAAGATTCGTGGAACTAGTTCTCCTTTGTAGTACAAAGGGTTGAATGACAGTTGTATGCACGAGTTAATTGTTTGCCATTCAACACAAAGTCTTTGTGGCAACGATAATTCTATAATTTCTGTAGTTTACTAAAAAGTGAACGCGTATTACTAATTTTATCAAGTAAAAGTATTTTCTCTAGACCAGGATTGCACTGAATGCAGACAATGTGGATTACTTAAGGTGAAAAAATATATTCCTTAGTAAAAGTCACTTGCTCCCATCTCAGTTTCACTTGAAATGCTTAATTTTAGCCAGAAAAACTCTTCGTTACTCGAGGTGATGGTATGTAATGTTACCTTTGCCTATATTCTTCTAATAGTTTAAACTTATCGAATCATATTTGATGAAAGTATTTATCAATGTGTAATAATTAAGAGTTTATTTTACCTCTATTTTGTGTGTTATGCAACGATCAGTGAGAACATTTGCAAGAAAATCTGAATTATACGCAATCatggaaaataataataatatattgtacTTTATATATTACTAGACATCTTCATCATCGGCGTCAAGCTATGGTGATCATGGTCCGAAGTATGCGTCACAGAGGTCATCAAGGGTAATGATGTAATGTAAATGTagtataaaagtatatatatatgagtaccACTTACATCCACTGCGGTAGTGAGAGCGTTGGAAAAGTACATACATTGCAAAGGGTTAGAGAAACAGGTTGATTATGCTTTTTCTTAGTTCTCAGCGTTGGTTGTAGTCAGTTCTTTCTTGCCTATTTCTTCAAAAATCCAAATAATATGTGCAACCCCTTCGTCAAGATAATATGCGGTTGTTAGTATGGCGATTTCATTCGGGTAAATAGCGGTCGCTAAATCTGTAATTTGGCAAAATGATTGAAACATAGGCTGATTAGAATCAGTGTGTCCTTTGCTGTAAAACTAACCATTAAGGTTCGTGGAACTAGTTCTCCTTTGTAGTACATAGGGCTGAATGACAGTTGTATGCACGAGTTAATTGTTTGCCATTCAACACATAGTCTTTGTGGCAACGATAATTCTATAATTTCTGTAGTTTACTAAAAAGTTATCGCGAATTACTAATTTTATCAAGTAAAAGTATTGTCTCTGGACCATCCATTGTTATGCAACGATCAGTGAgaacatttggaaaaaaatctgaattATACGCAATCatggaaaataataataatatattgtacTTTATATATTACTAGACATCTTCATCATCGGCGTCAAGCTATGGTACTCATGGTCCGAAGTATGCGTCACAGAGGTCATCAAGGGTAATGATGTAATGTAAATGTagtataaaagtatatatatatatgagtatcACTTACATCCACTGCGGTAGTGAGAGCGTTGGAAAAGTATATACATTGCAAAGGGTTAGAGAAACAGGTTGATTATGCTTTTTCTTAGTTCTCAGCGTTGGTTGTAGTCAGTTCTTTCTTGCCTATTTCTTCAAAAACCCAAATAGTAAGTGCAGCCCCTTCGTCCAAGATAATATGTGGTATTTGGTATGGCGATTTCATTCGGGTAAATAGCGGTCGCTTAATCTGTAATTTGGCAAAATCATTGAAACATAGGCTGATTAGAATCAGTGTATCCTTTGCTGTAAAACTAAACACTAAGTTTCGTGGAACTAGTTCTCCCGATGTAGTCCATAGGGCTGAATGCACAGTTGTATGCACGAGTTAACTGTTTGACATTCAACACATAGTCTTTGTGGCAACGATAATTCTATAATTTCTGTAGTTTACTAAAAAGTTATCGCGTATTACTAATTTATCAAGTAAAAGTATTGTCTCTGGACCATCCATTGTTATGCAACGATCAGTGAgaacatttggaaaaaaatctgaattATACGCAATCatggaaaataataataatatattgtacTTTATATATTACTAGACATCTTCATCATCGGCGTCAAGCTATGGTGCTCATGGTCCGAAGTATGTGTAACAGAGATCACCAAGGGTAATGATGTAATATAAAtaaggtgtatatatatatatatatatatatatatatatatatatatatatatatatatatatatatatatatag is from Apostichopus japonicus isolate 1M-3 chromosome 16, ASM3797524v1, whole genome shotgun sequence and encodes:
- the LOC139982716 gene encoding uncharacterized protein isoform X2, which translates into the protein MKYLSLYITRHLHHRSQAMVIMVRSMWHIGHQGHLHHRSQAMVIMVRSMWHIGHQGHLHHRSQAMVLMVRSMWYRGHQRSFLEDIHFSAEELLQEIIYQHFNTLSSISQTYQYLMIHGRRFLCNGIRLRAHLHHLAQAMALMVRSMRHRGPQGHLHRRHQAMVLMVRRMCHRGHQGHLHHRRQAMVIMVRSMRHRGHQGHLHHRRQAMVLMVRSMRHRGHQGHLHHRRQAMVLMVRSMCNRDHQGPIA